The Chanodichthys erythropterus isolate Z2021 chromosome 1, ASM2448905v1, whole genome shotgun sequence genome segment TTGACTGTTTTCGTGTAACTTCTTTAGACACACCTAAATAAAAGAACTAGGCCTTGAACACACTTATAAGAGAGGTTAGATATTTGAGTGTATATTTCttgcataacctgatattgctgagttcaacatgttcctgggtcaacatttttgttaatcCTGGTACAACATTCAAATCTACcagtcagatttgagggacaagtttacagattatgtcaagtttaggcataaatcatgaattggtgcttctacatcagtgttattcatctatcgtttccctctgatttttgggataacttatgagtagggttaggtttaggggtaggaatagggttaagactaaatttttagactagaatgttgttccaggattgAAAAAATACGTagacccaggaacgcatctaactcagcaatatcaggacgtgctATATTTCTTAATATGCCATATATGGTAGGTGTTGATCTTTGAGCACTGTGATTGGACGGCCTGGACATCGGTGATGATTCTGCTTTAAATATGACCCTTCTTCATTAATAAACCTGAGAATCTTATAGTACTACACTGTCTTTATATCTGCTTGATCATTCTCCGTCAGCGCCCGTTTCCAACTGATGACTTTAAGTCTACCTGATAATCTAACAAAAGCTTGCACATCTTTTATGATATTCTGCTCTCTAGTTGTGGTTTGTGTGCCTCCTTCAAAGTAAATCTTTACCTATTTTTAGTCTCGTCTTTCCAAGATTCAAGGGAGAAAACAGAACAGCTTCAatatgcagcatttatttaaggATTAAACCATTACACATTCAGATTATAATGAATGAGACACAATAATGCTGACTAAAGGTCTGTCAAGCTGAATTATGCTGCCATTCCTGTGTCACACCTGCAGATCTTCATCGCATCTGCCTTGCTTCACGATAAAGATTTCAATTCCTGAgtcgctaaaaaaaaaaaagagagaataaAGTGAAAATTTAAGTTTGAACGTGactgtaattcatttttaaacctACAGTACTTTGATTTAAACTCACCTGATGGCAACACACAGCATACATACATTGTCATATGTTTTTCCATCAGATCCACACACGGGATCATAGTTCAGTGGACATATGTTAGATGGGTTAGGCTTGCAGTCAGGCtgtgtacacaaaaaaaaaaaaaaaaaaaaagttatttgaaaTGGAGGGAAGTAATTCTACAATTGTTACACATTCAGGTTATAATGAATGAGACATGAGCACAATAATGCTGAGTAAAGGTCTGTCAAGCTGAATTATGGTGTCATTCCTGTGTCACACCTTTTGAGGTGGATCACATTCGCCTTGCTTCTGGATTAAGATTGTAGTATTTGATTCcctaaaaaaaaaggggggattaaagtttgaaagtgactgtaattcatttttaaacctACAGTACTTTGATTTAAACTCACTTGATGGCAACACACAGCACACATACATTGTCATATGTTTTTCCATCAGATCCACACACGGGATCATAGATCAGTGGGCATGCGTTAGACGGGTTAGGCTTGCAGACAGGCtgtgtacacaaaaaaaaaaaaaaaaagttatttgaaaTGGAGGGAAGTAATTCTACAATTGTTACACATTCAGGTTATAATGAATGAGACATGAGCACAATAATGCTGAGTAAAGGTCTGTCAAGTTGAATTATGGTGTCATTCCTGTGTCACACCTTTTGAGGTGGATCACATTCGCCTTGCTTCTGGATTAAGATTGTAGTATTTGATTCcctaaaaaaaaaggggggattaaagtttgaaagtgactgtaattcatttttaaacctACAGTACTTTGATTTAAACTCACTTGATGGCAACACACAGCACACATACATTGTCATATGTTTTTCCATCAGATCCACACACGGGATCATAGATCAGTGGGCATGCGTTAGACGGGTTAGGCTTGCAGTCAGGCtgtgtacacaaaaaaaaaaaaaaaagttatttgaaaTGGAGGGAAGTAACTCTACAATTGTTACACATTCAGGTTATAATGAATGAGACACAATAATGCTGACTAAAGGTCTGTCAAGTTGAATTATGGTGTCATTCCTGTGTCACACCTTTTGAGGTGGATCACATTTGCCTTGCTTCTGGATTAAGATTGTAGTATTTGattccctaaaaaaaaaaagggggggaattaaagtttgaaagtgactgtaattcatttttaaacctACAGTACTTTGATTTAAACTCACCTGTTGGCAGCACACAGCATACATACATTGTCATATGTTTTTCCATCAGATCCACAGACAGGTTCATAGTTCTTTGGGCATGCGTTAGACGGGTAAGGCTTGCAGTCAGgcttgtcacaaaaaaaaaaaaaagttatttgaaaTGGAGGGAAGTAATTCTACAATTGTTACACATTCAGGTTATAATGAATGAGACATGAGCACAATAATGCTGAGTAAAGGTCTGTCAAGTTGAATTATGGTGTCATTCCTGTGTCACACCTTTTGAGGTGGATCACATTCGCCTTGCTTCTGGATTAAGATTGTAGTATTTGATTCcctaaaaaaaaaggggggattaaagtttgaaagtgactgtaattcatttttaaacctACAGTACTTTGATTTAAACTCACTTGATGGCAACACACAGCACACATACATTGTCATATGTTTTTCCATCAGATCCACACACGGGATCATAGATCAGTGGGCATGCGTTAGACGGGTTAGGCTTGCAGTCAGGCtgtgtacacaaaaaaaaaaaaaaagttatttgaaaTGGAGGGAAGTAACTCTACAATTGTTACACATTCAGGTTATAATGAATGAGACACAATAATGCTGACTAAAGGTCTGTCAAGTTGAATTATGGTGTCATTCCTGTGTCACACCTTTTGAGGTGGATCACATTTGCCTTGCTTCTGGATTAAGATTGTAGTATTTGattccctaaaaaaaaaagggggggtaattaaagtttgaaagtgactgtaattcatttttaaacctACAGTACTTTGATTTAAACTCACCTGTTGGCAGCACACAGCATACATACATTGTCATATGTTTTTCCATCAGATCCACAGACAGGTTCATAGTTCTTTGGGCATGCGTTAGACGGGTAAGGCTTGCAGTCAGgcttgtcacaaaaaaaaaaaaaagttatttgaaaTGGAGGGAAGTAATTCTACAATTGTTACACATTCAGGTTATAATGAATGAGACATGAGCACAATAATGCTGAGTAAAGGTCTGTCAAGTTGAATTATGGTGTCATTCCTGTGTCACACCTTTTGAGGTGGATCACATTCGCCTTGCTTCTGGATTAAGATTGTAGTATTTGATTCcctaaaaaaaaaggggggattaaagtttgaaagtgactgtaattcatttttaaacctACAGTACTTTGATTTAAACTCACTTGATGGCAACACACAGCACACATACATTGTCATATGTTTTTCCATCAGATCCACACACGGGATCATAGATCAGTGGGCATGCGTTAGACGGGTTAGGCTTGCAGTCAGGCtgtgtacacaaaaaaaaaaaaaaaaagttatttgaaaTGGAGGGAAGTAACTCTACAATTGTTACACATTCAGGTTATAATGAATGAGACACAATAATGCTGACTAAAGGTCTGTCAAGTTGAATTATGGTGTCATTCCTGTGTCACACCTTTTGAGGTGGATCACATTTGCCTTGCTTCTGGATTAAGATTGTAGTATTTGattccctaaaaaaaaaaagggggggaattaaagtttgaaagtgactgtaattcatttttaaacctACAGTACTTTGATTTAAACTCACCTGTTGGCAGCACACAGCATACATACATTGTCATATGTTTTTCCATCAGATCCACAGACAGGTTCATAGTTCTTTGGGCATGCGTTAGACGGGTAAGGCTTGCAGTCAGgcttgtcacaaaaaaaaaaaaaagttatttgaaaTGGAGGGAAGTAATTCTACAATTGTTACACATTCAGGTTATAATGAATGAGACATGAGCACAATAATGCTGAGTAAAGGTCTGTCAAGTTGAATTATGGTGTCATTCCTGTGTCACACCTCTTGAGGTTGATCACATTTGCCTTGCTTCTGGATTAAGATTGTAGTATTTGattccctaaaaaaaaaaaaaaagggggattaaagtttgaaagtgactgtaattcatttttaaacctACAGTACTTTGATTTAAACTCACCTGTTGGCAGCACACAGCACACATACATTGTCATATGTTTTTCCATCAGATCCACACACGGGTTCATAGTTCTTTGGGCATGCATTAGACGGGTAAGGCTTGCAGTCAGGCtggtcacaaaaaaaaatgttttttgaaatggAGGGAAGTAATTCTACAATTGTTTCACATTCAGGTTATAATGAATGAAACATGAGCACAATAATGCTGAGTAAAGGTCTGTCAAGCTGAATTATG includes the following:
- the LOC137019393 gene encoding ovoinhibitor-like isoform X3; the encoded protein is MFARGVIVLLCVLVAISDGVREPDCKPYSSKGCPKNYKPVCGSDGKTYDNECLLCAAMKTLNTTILIQKEGECDQPQEPDCKPYPSNACPKNYEPVCGSDGKTYDNVCVLCAANRESNTTILIQKQGKCDQPQEPDCKPYPSNACPKNYEPVCGSDGKTYDNVCMLCAANRESNTTILIQKQGKCDPPQKPDCKPNPSNACPLIYDPVCGSDGKTYDNVCVLCVAIKESNTTILIQKQGECDPPQKPDCKPNPSNACPLIYDPVCGSDGKTYDNVCVLCVAIKESNTTILIQKQGECDPPQKPDCKPYPSNACPKNYEPVCGSDGKTYDNVCMLCAANRESNTTILIQKQGKCDPPQKPDCKPNPSNACPLIYDPVCGSDGKTYDNVCVLCVAIKESNTTILIQKQGECDPPQKPVCKPNPSNACPLIYDPVCGSDGKTYDNVCVLCVAIKESNTTILIQKQGECDPPQKPDCKPNPSNICPLNYDPVCGSDGKTYDNVCMLCVAIRESNTTILIQKQGECDQSLQPDCKSYPSEGCPKIYDPVCGSDGKTYGNKCELCLAIKESNTTILIVKKGECDQPLQPDCKSYPSKGCPKIYDPVCGSDGKTYGNKCELCLAIKESNTTILIVKKGECDQPLQPDCKSYPSKGCPKIYDPVCGSDGKTYGNKCELCAAIKESNTTILIVKKGECDQPLQPHPSNICPLNYSPVCGSDGKTYDNVCMLYAAIRESETEIFIVKQGRCDEGLQV
- the LOC137019393 gene encoding ovoinhibitor-like isoform X5, whose amino-acid sequence is MFARGVIVLLCVLVAISDGVREPDCKPYSSKGCPKNYKPVCGSDGKTYDNECLLCAAMKTLNTTILIQKEGECDQPQEPDCKPYPSNACPKNYEPVCGSDGKTYDNVCVLCAANRESNTTILIQKQGKCDQPQEPDCKPYPSNACPKNYEPVCGSDGKTYDNVCMLCAANRESNTTILIQKQGKCDPPQKPDCKPNPSNACPLIYDPVCGSDGKTYDNVCVLCVAIKESNTTILIQKQGECDPPQKPDCKPYPSNACPKNYEPVCGSDGKTYDNVCMLCAANRESNTTILIQKQGKCDPPQKPDCKPYPSNACPKNYEPVCGSDGKTYDNVCMLCAANRESNTTILIQKQGKCDPPQKPDCKPNPSNACPLIYDPVCGSDGKTYDNVCVLCVAIKESNTTILIQKQGECDPPQKPVCKPNPSNACPLIYDPVCGSDGKTYDNVCVLCVAIKESNTTILIQKQGECDPPQKPDCKPNPSNICPLNYDPVCGSDGKTYDNVCMLCVAIRESNTTILIQKQGECDQSLQPDCKSYPSEGCPKIYDPVCGSDGKTYGNKCELCLAIKESNTTILIVKKGECDQPLQPDCKSYPSKGCPKIYDPVCGSDGKTYGNKCELCLAIKESNTTILIVKKGECDQPLQPDCKSYPSKGCPKIYDPVCGSDGKTYGNKCELCAAIKESNTTILIVKKGECDQPLQPHPSNICPLNYSPVCGSDGKTYDNVCMLYAAIRESETEIFIVKQGRCDEGLQV
- the LOC137019393 gene encoding ovoinhibitor-like isoform X1; amino-acid sequence: MFARGVIVLLCVLVAISDGVREPDCKPYSSKGCPKNYKPVCGSDGKTYDNECLLCAAMKTLNTTILIQKEGECDQPQEPDCKPYPSNACPKNYEPVCGSDGKTYDNVCVLCAANRESNTTILIQKQGKCDQPQEPDCKPYPSNACPKNYEPVCGSDGKTYDNVCMLCAANRESNTTILIQKQGKCDPPQKPDCKPNPSNACPLIYDPVCGSDGKTYDNVCVLCVAIKESNTTILIQKQGECDPPQKPDCKPYPSNACPKNYEPVCGSDGKTYDNVCMLCAANRESNTTILIQKQGKCDPPQKPDCKPNPSNACPLIYDPVCGSDGKTYDNVCVLCVAIKESNTTILIQKQGECDPPQKPDCKPYPSNACPKNYEPVCGSDGKTYDNVCMLCAANRESNTTILIQKQGKCDPPQKPDCKPNPSNACPLIYDPVCGSDGKTYDNVCVLCVAIKESNTTILIQKQGECDPPQKPVCKPNPSNACPLIYDPVCGSDGKTYDNVCVLCVAIKESNTTILIQKQGECDPPQKPDCKPNPSNICPLNYDPVCGSDGKTYDNVCMLCVAIRESNTTILIQKQGECDQSLQPDCKSYPSEGCPKIYDPVCGSDGKTYGNKCELCLAIKESNTTILIVKKGECDQPLQPDCKSYPSKGCPKIYDPVCGSDGKTYGNKCELCLAIKESNTTILIVKKGECDQPLQPDCKSYPSKGCPKIYDPVCGSDGKTYGNKCELCAAIKESNTTILIVKKGECDQPLQPHPSNICPLNYSPVCGSDGKTYDNVCMLYAAIRESETEIFIVKQGRCDEGLQV
- the LOC137019393 gene encoding ovoinhibitor-like isoform X4; protein product: MFARGVIVLLCVLVAISDGVREPDCKPYSSKGCPKNYKPVCGSDGKTYDNECLLCAAMKTLNTTILIQKEGECDQPQEPDCKPYPSNACPKNYEPVCGSDGKTYDNVCVLCAANRESNTTILIQKQGKCDQPQEPDCKPYPSNACPKNYEPVCGSDGKTYDNVCMLCAANRESNTTILIQKQGKCDPPQKPDCKPYPSNACPKNYEPVCGSDGKTYDNVCMLCAANRESNTTILIQKQGKCDPPQKPDCKPNPSNACPLIYDPVCGSDGKTYDNVCVLCVAIKESNTTILIQKQGECDPPQKPDCKPYPSNACPKNYEPVCGSDGKTYDNVCMLCAANRESNTTILIQKQGKCDPPQKPDCKPNPSNACPLIYDPVCGSDGKTYDNVCVLCVAIKESNTTILIQKQGECDPPQKPVCKPNPSNACPLIYDPVCGSDGKTYDNVCVLCVAIKESNTTILIQKQGECDPPQKPDCKPNPSNICPLNYDPVCGSDGKTYDNVCMLCVAIRESNTTILIQKQGECDQSLQPDCKSYPSEGCPKIYDPVCGSDGKTYGNKCELCLAIKESNTTILIVKKGECDQPLQPDCKSYPSKGCPKIYDPVCGSDGKTYGNKCELCLAIKESNTTILIVKKGECDQPLQPDCKSYPSKGCPKIYDPVCGSDGKTYGNKCELCAAIKESNTTILIVKKGECDQPLQPHPSNICPLNYSPVCGSDGKTYDNVCMLYAAIRESETEIFIVKQGRCDEGLQV
- the LOC137019393 gene encoding ovoinhibitor-like isoform X2, which encodes MFARGVIVLLCVLVAISDGVREPDCKPYSSKGCPKNYKPVCGSDGKTYDNECLLCAAMKTLNTTILIQKEGECDQPQEPDCKPYPSNACPKNYEPVCGSDGKTYDNVCVLCAANRESNTTILIQKQGKCDQPQEPDCKPYPSNACPKNYEPVCGSDGKTYDNVCMLCAANRESNTTILIQKQGKCDPPQKPDCKPNPSNACPLIYDPVCGSDGKTYDNVCVLCVAIKESNTTILIQKQGECDPPQKPDCKPYPSNACPKNYEPVCGSDGKTYDNVCMLCAANRESNTTILIQKQGKCDPPQKPDCKPNPSNACPLIYDPVCGSDGKTYDNVCVLCVAIKESNTTILIQKQGECDPPQKPDCKPNPSNACPLIYDPVCGSDGKTYDNVCVLCVAIKESNTTILIQKQGECDPPQKPVCKPNPSNACPLIYDPVCGSDGKTYDNVCVLCVAIKESNTTILIQKQGECDPPQKPDCKPNPSNICPLNYDPVCGSDGKTYDNVCMLCVAIRESNTTILIQKQGECDQSLQPDCKSYPSEGCPKIYDPVCGSDGKTYGNKCELCLAIKESNTTILIVKKGECDQPLQPDCKSYPSKGCPKIYDPVCGSDGKTYGNKCELCLAIKESNTTILIVKKGECDQPLQPDCKSYPSKGCPKIYDPVCGSDGKTYGNKCELCAAIKESNTTILIVKKGECDQPLQPHPSNICPLNYSPVCGSDGKTYDNVCMLYAAIRESETEIFIVKQGRCDEGLQV